One part of the Humulus lupulus chromosome 9, drHumLupu1.1, whole genome shotgun sequence genome encodes these proteins:
- the LOC133801120 gene encoding uncharacterized protein LOC133801120: protein MKTLTSPSCRVAFDLLHCRERGSSCSSLIETCFLRPWVKVSGFGFFNFNNVKLTNKFLYPVSCISPKTQVDLETENVQTEGTYQSKTAHVKFKLQKECMFGEHFFIVGDDPMFGLWDPEGAIPLNWSDGHAWIVELDIPVGKSIHFKFILKDSNGEVLWQPGPDRVFQTWETNNAIIVSEDWENTELQIVTEEDEVSIQNAAENLTHPQEELVSDVNNESTIANDDVTPKEKPSVEPHEEQIVLNNIPSPEEKPKAIVAGNIRYTHSDSSENCNTEMLSEKRVNSTNEKFAAILNNNVVIGEEVLGNNGRVTTFKNTNVDKILVNYDGEPVLVPGLTQSTPEPTAEVNQDKVENTLSIYEPVEAAVEAKDHNLPEIQLDEEKELHKHNNPFETGALSLKMTDEGEKLENQLEKKPAITELEEEYDSDVEDVNVLDNDLQWGRKTLEKFLTNFGLF, encoded by the exons ATGAAAACCCTAACCAGCCCCAGTTGCAGGGTCGCCTTCGACTTGTTGCACTGCAGGGAAAGAGGTTCTTCTTGTTCGTCTTTGATCGAGACGTGTTTTCTAAGGCCTTGGGTTAAAGTTTCTGGTTTTGGATTCTTCAACTTCAACAATGTGAAGCTTACCAACAAGTTTCTTTACCCTGTTTCTTGTATCTCACCCAAAACCCAG GTGGACTTGGAGACAGAAAATGTTCAAACTGAGGGCACAT ATCAATCGAAAACAGCTCATGTCAAATTCAAGCTACAGAAAGAATGTATGTTTGGTGAGCATTTTTTCATAGTGGGAGATGATCCTATGTTTGGTTTGTGGGATCCAGAAGGTGCAATACCGTTGAACTGGTCAGACGGGCATGCGTGGATTGTTGAGCTG GATATACCTGTCGGAAAATCGATCCACTTTAAGTTCATACTTAAAGACAGCAACGGGGAGGTCTTGTGGCAGCCTGGTCCAGATCGGGTTTTTCAAACTTGGGAAACTAACAATGCAATCATCGTTAGTGAAGACTGGGAAAACACGGAGCTTCAGATAGTAACTGAGGAAGATGAAGTTTCCATTCAAAATGCTGCTGAGAACTTGACTCATCCACAAGAGGAATTGGTGTCTGATGTAAACAATGAGTCAACCATTGCTAATGATGATGTGACTCCAAAAGAGAAACCATCAGTAGAACCACACGAAGAACAAATTGTTTTGAATAACATTCCCTCACCAGAAGAGAAGCCAAAAGCTATTGTTGCAGGCAATATACGTTACACACATAGTGATTCCTCAGAAAATTGTAATACTGAAATGCTAAGTGAAAAGAGAGTTAATTCTACAAATGAGAAGTTTGCAGCTATATTGAACAACAACGTGGTGATAGGTGAAGAAGTTCTAGGAAATAATGGTAGAGTTACAACATTCAAGAATACAAACGTTGATAAAATTTTAGTCAACTATGATGGAGAACCCGTCCTGGTTCCTGGCTTGACTCAGTCAACGCCAGAGCCAACTGCAGAAGTAAACCAAGATAAGGTTGAGAATACCCTTTCCATTTATGAACCTGTTGAAGCAGCAGTGGAAGCTAAGGATCATAATCTGCCAGAG ATTCAGTTGGATGAGGAGAAAGAACTACACAAACACAATAACCCTTTTGAAACTGGAGCACTGTCCTTGAAGATGACTGATGAAGGAGAGAAGCTTGAAAACCAGCTGGAAAAAAAGCCTGCCATTACTGAATTGGAAGAAGAATATGACTCTGATGTAGAAGACGTGAATGTCCTGGACAATGATCTTCAATGGGGTCGTAAAACACTGGAGAAGTTTCTGACTAATTTTGGGTTGTTCTAG